CGAAGCAGTGGCCGATCGACCGACCTGGCGTGTCGATCTGTCGAACGACGAAATTGCTCGCGACCGCCAGCGGTTCGCCTTACAACGGGCACTCTCAGCCGAAAAAGGCCGACTGTTCGAACTGCGCGGAGCACTGCTGGGAGAAGAGTCACCCGAATTCAAACCGGCAATCGCGCCGGCGGAGTTGCCAGCCGGGACGCTGCTGAATGCTTCGCAGCGGGAGGCGATTGCCTTCGCCCTGTCGGCGCAAGACGTGGCCATCATTCACGGCCCGCCAGGAACCGGCAAGACGACGACAGTGGCCGAACTGATTCGCCAGGCCGCAGCGCGCGGCGAGAAAGTGCTCGCCACCGCGCCCAGCAACATGGGTGTCGACAATCTGCTGGAGCGACTGTTGCGAGCAGGCGTGAAAGCGGTGCGACTTGGTCATCCGGCCCGCGTGCTGCCGGAACTGCGCGAGCATACGCTCGACTTGCTCGTGGAGAATCATCCCGATCTCAAAGTCGCGCGACGCTTGCTCAAAGAAGCTCGGGTGCTGCGCGATCAGGCCAGTCGCTTTAAGCGCGCCAAGCCCGCGCGGGGTGCCAAGCAAGAGATGCGGGCCGAAGCGAAGGAGCTGATTGCCGATGCCACGCAGATCGAGCGGCAGGTGATTGCTGAGTTGCTGGACGGGGCCGAAGTCCTCTGCGTCACGCTCACCGGGCTCGATCACGAAGTGCTCGGGCCGCGGCAATTCGATTTGGCGGTTATCGACGAAGCGTGTCAATCGACAGAACCGGCTTGCTGGATTCCGCTCCTCCGTTCGCAGCGACTCATCCTGGCTGGCGATCATTGCCAGCTGCCCCCCACCGTCGTCGCCACCGAAGCGCAGCGCGAAGGCTTTGGTGTGAGCCTGCAGGAACGGCTCATCAAACGTTATGGCGAGAAGTTGATTTCGCGCCGGCTGACCGTGCAGTACCGCATGCACACCGCCATCATGCAATTTTCGTCGCGCGAGTTCTACAACAACGAACTGGTCGCCGATCCTTCCGTCGCCTCACACTTGCTGTGCGACCTGCCGGAGATCGAACGGATGCCGCTCACCGAAACGCCGCTCGAATTTGTCGACACCGCCGGGGCCAGCTACAACGAAGAGCAAGAACCCGATGGCGAGAGTCGTCGCAATCCCGAAGAAGCCAGGCTGGTCGAAAAGAAGGTCGACGCGCTGCTTGCCGCGGGTGTGGCCCCGAGCGAGATTGCCGTGATTTCGCCCTATGGTGCCCAGGTGCGGCTGCTGCGGGAGTTGCTCGGCGAAGACGGGCCAGAAGTGGACACGGTCGACGGCTTTCAAGGCCGCGAGAAGGAAGTAGTCGTGCTGTCGCTCGTCCGCTCGAACAGCACTGGCGAAATTGGCTTCCTCAGTGACACTCGCCGCATGAACGTCGCCCTGACCCGCGCCCGCCGCAAGCTGATCGTCATTGCCGACAGCTCGACCATCGGCGGCCACCCGTTTTATGCCCGCCTGCTCGAATATTTCGATCAGCAGGGAGCGTACCGCACGGTGTGGGAAGAGGTGGAGTAAATGCAGAATGTAGAACGCAGAAGGCAGAATGAAGGCGGGGAGACTGTTTTTCATTCTGCCTTCTGCGTTCTACATTCTGCCTTCCAGTGATGTTGTCAATTTTCCTGCGGTTGTTGAGAATAGGTGTTGGTTAGCAACTGCGGCACGCCTGGGGAGACTTTGGTGCAAATTCAGCGGAACCCGACACGGTCGGTCAAGATTGGCTCGATCTTTCTCGGCAGCGAGCACCCGATTGCCGTGCAAAGCATGACGGCCACGCATACGCAGGATATCGATGCGACCGTCGCGCTCGTGAACGACCTGCAAGCTGCGGGGGCCGATGTCGTGCGGATTGCCGTCGACAGCAAAAAGGACGCTGAGGCACTCGCCGAGATTCGCAAGCAAACCACGGCGAACCTCTCGGTCGACCTGCAAGAGAACTATCGGCTGGCCGAACTCGTCGCGCCGCATGTCGATAAGGTCCGCTACAACCCGGGGCATCTCTATCATCACGAACCCACCAAGCCCTGGCAGGAAAAAGTGACTTACCTGGCCGGTGTTGCCAAGGATAACGACGTCGCCCTGCGCGTGGGCGTGAACTGTGGCAGTGTCGATCCCGCAAAGAAAGAAAAGTACGACCCAGCGGATTCGATTACACCGATGCTCGAAAGCGCTTGGGAGCATTGCGACTTGCTCGATGGGCTCGACTTCACGCGCTACTGCGTCTCGCTGAAGGACAGCGACCCGCGGAAAGTGGTGGAAGTGAACAAGCGATTTGCGGAACGTCGCCCGGACGTGCCGCTGCACTTGGGTGTGACCGAAGCGGGCTTACCACCGGATGGCGTCATCAAGACTCGCATCGCTTTCGAACAACTGATTGGCCGCGGCATTGGCGATACGATTCGCGTTTCGCTGACGGTGCCGAACAATCGCAAGAAGGAAGAAATTGAAGCGGGACGCAAGATCATTGCCGATATCGCCGCTGGGCGAGTTCGCAGCGTGGTCGATTACGGCCTGCAAACACTCAACATCATTGCTTGCCCCAGTTGTTCGCGCGTCGAGAACGAAGCGTTCATCGAACTGGCCCAGCAAGTGAAGGAAATGACCCGCTACGCCGAAAAACACGCCATCACCATCGCCGTGATGGGCTGCCGCGTGAACGGCCCCGGCGAAACCGACGACGCCGATCTGGGCCTCTGGTGCGGCCCGAACTTCGTGAACCTCAAGCGGGGCGGCATCGAACTGGGCGCTTATCCCTATGACGCAATCCTGGGCAAGCTGAAGAGCGAACTAGATGCGCTGGTCGCGGCACGAATCGTCTCAAGCGCATAGCAGCGACGTATGTGCCTTATTCGCCGATTGGGCCGTTGAGTAAGTCCTTGACGTCCAGCAACTCTCTCAACTTGCAGCGGAAGCCGGGAACAACTTCTTCGCCGTCTAGTGGATCGTCCGCGTTGATGATGACGCCGCGTCCATCAGGATGATAGACGCTGGCCTTCCGCGCAGCTGGATCGATGACCCAAACCAAACGCACTCCTGCAGTGAGGTAAAAATTCACCTTTTCAAATACTTCGGCTGCCAAGTCGTTGGGCGAAATTACTTCTACAGCCAAATCCGGAATGAACCGAGCATGGGCCAGTGGTAGCTCCGCCGACAGCAGTTTTGCGGCCGACACAAACGACACATCCGGTCGGCGCACTTGCGGTGTTTCTTCCATCGGGAACAGGTAGCTGGCGTCACCGGGGGCCACGAGTCCCAGTGAGTTTTTCACTACATAGTTGCTCAGGCGACGAAACAGCTCCCCGCTGATGACCGTTGATCGCCAGCCCACGGATTTTTCCACCAAGTTGCCGTTAACCAATTCGAAGGACTTCTGACCAGGAAGGCTCAGAAGCTCAGGCGTAGTTAAGGAGGAAGCAACAGTTGCCATGAGAACACTCGTTAAACCTGCAGGGCGGATCGTCTCTCCACTCGATTGTACTGCAAAACTCGGGGAATCAGAAATCCGGTTTGTGGTTCAAATTTGTGTTCAGGTTGGTGCCGTCGCGATCTTCAGGTCACTCGCTAACTTCGCCGGATCAATCGCCGCTACGTCCATCGATTGCTCATGCGCGCGGAAGGCAGCATAGCCGGCGATTTGGCCCGTGGTCATCCAGACGGGTTCCATCCGCAGCACGCTCATGGCGACATGCGTACACGACATCGCCACGGGGACGAGCAGGTTGTCGATGTTTTTGGGAAGCAACGCGCCATAGGGAATCTGGCCGGGCCGCGCGGGGCCGGTCGCTTTGCTGGGGTACCACAGCACTCCCTCCATGAAACCGTCGACAGCTTTGCTCCGGTCCTGGCAGGGATGGACGTCGAACGAATGTTCGCCAAGAGCAATCGGATGTTCAACCCGCGGCGTGCGGCCATCTTTGTCCGGCATGAAGTTCAGCTGCGTGATCTTGGCTCGCCCCTCGATCCGCCGCCCCTGACGAACATAGATTTGCCACGGCCAATGTCCGCTGGTCACAAACTCCTGCTTGTGCAAACCGAGCGAGGCTACTTGCGAACGAATGTTCTCGGGCACGCGTTTGTCGTTCTGCAAAAACCAGAGCATGCCAGCAGCATGGTCGATGTGAAATTTCGCCAGCTGAGCGCGGGGCTCTCGTGCCGCTTCGGGCCAGGTCCAGTTTTTGCCTGGGCAATTCAAACTGGTGAGCCACTCGATATGGCCGTTCGCTTCGATCTTGCGCCCGGGGAGTTTCGCTCCGCTCGACCACCGTGTCACGCGGCCGCTCTTGAAGTCGCCCAGCAGCGGCTCGAAATCGGGCAGATGCTCTTCGTAGGTTGCCGGCTTTTCAATCGGCACTCGCTGGGCGGGATCATCGGTGAAGATCGAGCGGGCACAGAAGGCTTGAATGGCCGGCGAAGCCTGGCCCGAGTCAGCCGTGACGATCTGCTTGCCGGTGCGAAAGTTCATGTAATGAATGCCAGCCAGCGGCTCGTTGAATTCATCCTGCGCCTCGCGACCCACGCGATAAGGCACCTTGGCTGCTGCGGCCAGATCGCCTTCATACGTGCCGTCGATGAAGGTCTGTGCTCGAATCAACTGCGTCGCTCGCTCCCCCTCCAGCCGCACGCTAACAATCTTCGCGCCCTCGCATTGGGCCGCCTCCAAGTGATGGGCCGGCAAATAACGCAACCTGGGTGCCTGCAGGGCAATCATCTGGTTAAAGACCCGCTGAGCGACCGAGGGCTCGTAATACCAGCCGTCGTGAATCAGTTTGAAATCGGGATGCTGCTCGCCCAGCATGCTCACATACTCTTCGCGCACGCGGCGGACGAACTCGAGCACCAGCCCGCCGAATAAGTGGCGACGAACGGCATCGGTCGTACATAGCCCGCTCGCGGCCATGCCGCCAGGATGAAGATAGGGACAAGCGAGCGTGACTCTCAGGCCGCGCCGGGCTGCTTCGATCGCCGCTGCAATTCCGCCTGGCGTGCTCCCATAGACAAAGACATCGCAGGCGGAAGACTGGGCTCCTTTGTCGTTGCCCGCCGCTGATTGAACAGCCGCGAGCGCTAGCGAGCCAGTGGCCAGAGTTGTTTGGAGAAAA
Above is a window of Anatilimnocola aggregata DNA encoding:
- a CDS encoding IGHMBP2 family helicase: MPKFVEEHFARLLRCLNQEAAAEAAMARARLQRMTPQEAERTGASLVGLTLRDETTGLGGRAILTLGKRDLTQSLPWTRLSTGSPILLSEEKVDDGATVRGIVSWRDKQTIELALAYSPEAVADRPTWRVDLSNDEIARDRQRFALQRALSAEKGRLFELRGALLGEESPEFKPAIAPAELPAGTLLNASQREAIAFALSAQDVAIIHGPPGTGKTTTVAELIRQAAARGEKVLATAPSNMGVDNLLERLLRAGVKAVRLGHPARVLPELREHTLDLLVENHPDLKVARRLLKEARVLRDQASRFKRAKPARGAKQEMRAEAKELIADATQIERQVIAELLDGAEVLCVTLTGLDHEVLGPRQFDLAVIDEACQSTEPACWIPLLRSQRLILAGDHCQLPPTVVATEAQREGFGVSLQERLIKRYGEKLISRRLTVQYRMHTAIMQFSSREFYNNELVADPSVASHLLCDLPEIERMPLTETPLEFVDTAGASYNEEQEPDGESRRNPEEARLVEKKVDALLAAGVAPSEIAVISPYGAQVRLLRELLGEDGPEVDTVDGFQGREKEVVVLSLVRSNSTGEIGFLSDTRRMNVALTRARRKLIVIADSSTIGGHPFYARLLEYFDQQGAYRTVWEEVE
- the ispG gene encoding (E)-4-hydroxy-3-methylbut-2-enyl-diphosphate synthase, with the protein product MQIQRNPTRSVKIGSIFLGSEHPIAVQSMTATHTQDIDATVALVNDLQAAGADVVRIAVDSKKDAEALAEIRKQTTANLSVDLQENYRLAELVAPHVDKVRYNPGHLYHHEPTKPWQEKVTYLAGVAKDNDVALRVGVNCGSVDPAKKEKYDPADSITPMLESAWEHCDLLDGLDFTRYCVSLKDSDPRKVVEVNKRFAERRPDVPLHLGVTEAGLPPDGVIKTRIAFEQLIGRGIGDTIRVSLTVPNNRKKEEIEAGRKIIADIAAGRVRSVVDYGLQTLNIIACPSCSRVENEAFIELAQQVKEMTRYAEKHAITIAVMGCRVNGPGETDDADLGLWCGPNFVNLKRGGIELGAYPYDAILGKLKSELDALVAARIVSSA
- a CDS encoding Uma2 family endonuclease, which translates into the protein MATVASSLTTPELLSLPGQKSFELVNGNLVEKSVGWRSTVISGELFRRLSNYVVKNSLGLVAPGDASYLFPMEETPQVRRPDVSFVSAAKLLSAELPLAHARFIPDLAVEVISPNDLAAEVFEKVNFYLTAGVRLVWVIDPAARKASVYHPDGRGVIINADDPLDGEEVVPGFRCKLRELLDVKDLLNGPIGE
- a CDS encoding FAD-dependent oxidoreductase translates to MQRRDFLQTTLATGSLALAAVQSAAGNDKGAQSSACDVFVYGSTPGGIAAAIEAARRGLRVTLACPYLHPGGMAASGLCTTDAVRRHLFGGLVLEFVRRVREEYVSMLGEQHPDFKLIHDGWYYEPSVAQRVFNQMIALQAPRLRYLPAHHLEAAQCEGAKIVSVRLEGERATQLIRAQTFIDGTYEGDLAAAAKVPYRVGREAQDEFNEPLAGIHYMNFRTGKQIVTADSGQASPAIQAFCARSIFTDDPAQRVPIEKPATYEEHLPDFEPLLGDFKSGRVTRWSSGAKLPGRKIEANGHIEWLTSLNCPGKNWTWPEAAREPRAQLAKFHIDHAAGMLWFLQNDKRVPENIRSQVASLGLHKQEFVTSGHWPWQIYVRQGRRIEGRAKITQLNFMPDKDGRTPRVEHPIALGEHSFDVHPCQDRSKAVDGFMEGVLWYPSKATGPARPGQIPYGALLPKNIDNLLVPVAMSCTHVAMSVLRMEPVWMTTGQIAGYAAFRAHEQSMDVAAIDPAKLASDLKIATAPT